One Roseimaritima multifibrata DNA window includes the following coding sequences:
- a CDS encoding baeRF3 domain-containing protein: MPTISDATTLESLLPDALKNLASVSGDPCVSILMPTHRSGRETQQGPIRLKNLLKEAREKLKAAGHNDDLLDSLASKPDENEFWQHQGEGLAIFLNRDDCRMFRLNRAVDEKVFIGESFFIQPLIRESNSGGEYFVLSLSWDEACLFRAVGESLSVVETTTLPAKFEELVLPRDPEVSLQNTSHRSVGNTAGTSTAMFHGQGEGESKIEADRDQYLCLVGDDVAAAIYNTGLPLVVVATSEVTGHFEATGKVHVDAKADGSPSECTADELREHAKKAITPHLKADHSDFNERFGTALANSKASAELDEVLAAAKSGKVDSLMVCQRDGRCEQTNQAVLETLRNGGDVLQCSPEFMPPDADVVAAILRF, translated from the coding sequence ATGCCTACCATAAGCGACGCAACGACTCTTGAATCCCTTTTGCCGGACGCCTTAAAGAACCTCGCTTCGGTTTCGGGTGATCCCTGCGTTTCTATATTGATGCCGACACACCGCAGCGGACGTGAGACTCAACAAGGGCCTATTCGGTTAAAGAACTTGCTTAAAGAAGCTCGCGAGAAACTGAAGGCGGCTGGGCATAATGACGACCTTCTGGACAGCCTCGCTTCCAAACCCGACGAAAACGAGTTCTGGCAGCATCAAGGCGAGGGGCTAGCAATCTTCCTAAACAGGGATGATTGCCGTATGTTTCGACTCAATCGCGCCGTCGATGAGAAGGTTTTCATTGGCGAATCGTTTTTTATTCAACCGTTGATCCGCGAATCCAATTCCGGTGGCGAATACTTCGTGCTTTCGCTTTCCTGGGACGAAGCCTGCCTGTTCCGCGCTGTCGGGGAATCGCTCAGCGTGGTCGAAACGACCACACTGCCAGCGAAATTCGAAGAATTGGTATTGCCGCGTGATCCGGAGGTAAGCCTGCAGAACACCAGTCATCGCAGTGTCGGCAACACCGCCGGGACATCGACTGCGATGTTTCACGGGCAAGGCGAAGGCGAGAGTAAAATCGAGGCCGACCGCGATCAATATCTGTGCCTAGTCGGCGATGACGTAGCCGCCGCGATCTATAACACAGGTTTGCCGCTAGTCGTAGTTGCCACCAGCGAAGTGACCGGGCATTTCGAGGCAACGGGCAAGGTACACGTAGACGCAAAAGCCGATGGCAGCCCTTCCGAATGCACCGCTGATGAACTTCGCGAGCATGCTAAGAAGGCGATCACCCCTCACTTAAAGGCAGACCATAGCGATTTCAATGAACGCTTCGGGACTGCTTTGGCGAACTCCAAGGCTTCTGCTGAATTGGATGAGGTCTTGGCAGCTGCGAAATCCGGCAAAGTCGATTCGTTGATGGTTTGCCAGAGGGATGGTCGCTGCGAACAAACGAATCAGGCGGTCCTAGAAACACTGCGAAACGGAGGCGATGTGCTGCAATGCAGCCCCGAATTCATGCCCCCTGACGCCGACGTCGTCGCCGCGATTCTACGCTTTTAG
- a CDS encoding CAP domain-containing protein translates to MSIITMGIASGQDARPASTATGSAKSTEIITAVQRAIVDQTNEFRKSNQLEAVQRNEPLMQAAKKFAEFMARTDKYGHRANGMTPAQRAEKAGYDYCIVRENIAYRTNTGDVTAASLIEVFVQGWIDSPPHRENMLADYITQTGAAVATTDGVTYYAVQLFGRPQSAAFQLKLTNDSQKTETIRFEANDQRDEVELQPQMTVTMTRCLPTKVSLARSDESKTVRSDATFRVTNEGTIEPSETP, encoded by the coding sequence ATGTCGATCATAACCATGGGGATCGCCAGCGGACAAGATGCGCGTCCAGCTTCGACGGCAACTGGAAGCGCGAAATCGACGGAGATAATTACGGCCGTTCAGCGAGCCATCGTTGATCAAACCAATGAATTTCGCAAATCGAATCAATTAGAAGCGGTGCAGCGAAATGAACCCTTGATGCAAGCTGCTAAGAAGTTTGCAGAGTTCATGGCACGAACCGACAAGTACGGGCACCGAGCAAACGGCATGACACCTGCACAACGTGCGGAAAAGGCAGGTTACGACTACTGCATCGTCCGTGAGAACATCGCTTATCGCACGAACACCGGCGACGTTACTGCTGCCAGCCTGATCGAAGTATTTGTTCAAGGTTGGATCGATTCCCCTCCACATCGAGAAAACATGCTCGCCGACTATATCACCCAAACGGGCGCAGCAGTCGCGACAACGGATGGTGTCACCTACTATGCGGTGCAATTATTTGGACGTCCACAGTCGGCGGCGTTTCAGCTGAAGCTAACCAATGACTCCCAAAAAACCGAAACGATCCGCTTCGAAGCAAACGACCAGAGAGACGAGGTTGAATTGCAGCCACAGATGACCGTGACCATGACAAGATGCTTGCCGACAAAGGTTTCGCTGGCCAGAAGTGACGAATCGAAAACAGTCCGTTCCGATGCAACCTTCCGCGTGACAAACGAGGGGACGATAGAGCCGTCTGAAACCCCATAA
- a CDS encoding RNA polymerase sigma factor has product MGSLRRGAVYHQGVRRISDEVNVRCSYENVAEIVDAHADALLLFARQWSKVSAEDVVQEAFLRLVRRVKANDSPENVVAWLYSVIRNELITMHHKGQHSRAREESVATDRPMWFEPSVDTRLDASRAAEQLKILPIEQRETVVARIWGELSFEEIARLTKSSRSTVHRRYVSGLETLRKSLS; this is encoded by the coding sequence GTGGGAAGTCTTCGTCGCGGCGCGGTCTATCATCAAGGTGTCAGGCGAATCAGTGACGAGGTGAATGTGCGGTGCTCCTATGAAAACGTTGCCGAAATCGTGGATGCACACGCCGATGCGCTGCTGCTGTTCGCAAGACAGTGGTCCAAGGTTTCGGCGGAAGATGTCGTTCAGGAGGCCTTTCTTCGATTAGTCCGTCGCGTTAAGGCAAACGATTCACCCGAGAATGTCGTTGCGTGGCTGTACAGCGTGATTCGTAATGAACTGATCACGATGCACCACAAAGGTCAGCATTCTCGTGCCCGGGAGGAGTCCGTCGCTACGGACCGGCCCATGTGGTTTGAACCGTCGGTCGATACACGACTTGACGCGAGCCGTGCGGCCGAACAATTAAAAATACTACCGATTGAACAGCGTGAGACCGTCGTCGCGAGAATTTGGGGCGAGCTCTCATTCGAGGAGATTGCCAGGTTGACGAAATCGTCGCGGTCAACGGTCCATCGCCGATACGTTTCAGGACTCGAAACGCTTCGCAAGAGTCTATCTTGA
- a CDS encoding LURP-one-related/scramblase family protein: MIFRIKEKFWSWGNDFSIDDAEGNLRYYVDGVAFSWGNKLSFQDPNRNELAFISQKLLSWKPRYQILINNQLFAEVIKEWTWLKKKFTLDVPGPNDYTIDGSFWEHEFTFQRSGRTVARVSKKLWSWTDSYGVDVIEGENEVAILCACIVIDQVLHDETTRSSTNN; this comes from the coding sequence ATGATCTTTCGAATCAAAGAGAAGTTCTGGTCATGGGGCAATGATTTCAGCATTGATGACGCCGAAGGGAACCTCCGTTACTACGTCGATGGCGTGGCGTTCTCATGGGGTAACAAGCTCTCCTTCCAGGATCCCAACCGCAACGAGCTGGCGTTCATTAGCCAAAAGCTGTTGTCATGGAAGCCTCGGTACCAAATCCTCATCAACAATCAGCTATTTGCCGAGGTGATCAAGGAATGGACTTGGCTGAAAAAGAAGTTCACATTGGACGTGCCTGGCCCGAACGACTACACAATCGACGGATCTTTTTGGGAGCATGAGTTTACGTTTCAACGATCGGGACGGACGGTGGCAAGAGTGAGCAAGAAGTTATGGTCCTGGACCGACAGCTACGGCGTAGATGTGATCGAAGGCGAAAACGAAGTCGCCATCCTATGTGCATGCATCGTCATCGATCAGGTCCTGCACGATGAAACGACTCGCAGCAGCACAAACAACTAA
- a CDS encoding DUF1559 family PulG-like putative transporter codes for MAENRSSSPPLPDDQSTSIDPDDAIKDVNEAMAILHRKPFGCLARSAKYGGILLLLLTVFVYWNFFRKPPLKISRATTYITEPLTREGTRVDYFAAFEDEFYGPEIKTENNGYRLIVRALGDVTQDGQKRSTASQFYEKLGLDPEIAPSMSYIESYDFLKKYCSDEGLEETQAVEFDAKLNEPWTLDDLPMMEPWLEEIGPILDLLTEAVRHPAYRFPIVRIDENGTLVNTTSLNEVQKTRSFARMLVARANYRLGTGEIDGAIDDVITCVRLGRHTTYQGTIMDRLVGIAVEGIAPTVGVASLLERQPSKEQIRRLIDELDAIPPRIPMSRTLLAERYQSLDFLQAMAYGDKSLAELFSQWENNGSIPNTGIANLSVDWNIVMQRVNQQFDDLETGHINGPILDPRNNKLLSNLFIGARSREVAELFSILYVPALQTSIEANDRIDCVENVQRITLGMLLYEREHGTLPPAYSVDATGKPLHSWRVLLLPYLGEQELWGKLRIDEPWDSEHNRQFHDLNVFRYQCPSAELQPGQTNYSVVVGENTAFQQGVGKSLDDFGMHLILVVEREQSVCWMDPTSELPQSVALEGINQNNDGIGSPHPGGTNVGFRDGAVRFISQTIEDSKLQGLLIGTMETRDW; via the coding sequence ATGGCCGAAAATAGATCAAGCTCTCCGCCGTTGCCGGACGACCAATCAACGTCGATCGATCCCGATGACGCGATCAAAGACGTCAACGAAGCAATGGCGATACTGCATAGAAAACCATTCGGATGCCTAGCTCGATCAGCAAAATACGGCGGCATCCTGCTTCTCTTGCTCACTGTGTTCGTCTACTGGAACTTCTTTCGCAAGCCACCGCTAAAGATATCGAGGGCGACGACATATATCACCGAACCGCTAACCCGCGAAGGTACGCGAGTCGATTACTTCGCAGCGTTTGAGGACGAGTTTTATGGGCCCGAGATAAAAACCGAGAACAATGGTTATCGGCTTATTGTCCGCGCGTTAGGCGATGTCACGCAGGACGGGCAGAAACGGTCCACTGCCAGCCAATTCTACGAGAAGCTCGGACTCGATCCAGAAATCGCGCCCAGCATGAGCTATATCGAATCGTACGATTTCCTAAAAAAGTACTGTAGCGATGAAGGGCTTGAAGAGACTCAGGCAGTTGAATTCGATGCGAAACTAAACGAACCCTGGACACTCGACGACTTGCCGATGATGGAGCCGTGGCTTGAAGAAATCGGCCCCATCCTGGACCTGTTGACAGAAGCGGTTCGACATCCTGCGTACCGTTTTCCGATCGTACGGATCGATGAAAACGGAACCCTTGTAAACACGACCTCGCTGAATGAAGTTCAAAAGACGCGTTCCTTTGCCCGGATGCTCGTTGCGCGAGCCAACTATCGGTTGGGAACAGGCGAAATCGACGGCGCGATCGACGACGTGATTACGTGCGTTCGCCTCGGACGCCACACGACCTACCAAGGGACAATAATGGACCGTCTGGTCGGAATTGCGGTCGAGGGTATCGCTCCCACGGTCGGTGTTGCTTCCCTCCTAGAAAGGCAACCTTCGAAAGAGCAAATACGGCGTCTAATTGATGAACTAGACGCTATTCCGCCTCGCATCCCCATGTCCCGGACGCTGTTGGCTGAACGCTACCAATCGCTTGATTTCCTTCAGGCGATGGCTTACGGCGACAAATCGCTCGCGGAGCTATTCTCGCAATGGGAAAACAACGGCTCCATCCCTAACACCGGGATCGCAAATCTTTCTGTCGACTGGAATATCGTCATGCAGCGGGTTAATCAGCAATTTGACGACTTGGAAACGGGACACATCAACGGGCCCATCTTAGATCCACGGAACAACAAGTTGCTGAGCAATCTCTTCATCGGCGCGCGTTCGCGGGAAGTCGCCGAACTGTTCTCTATACTTTATGTGCCGGCACTTCAGACGAGCATCGAAGCCAATGACCGTATCGACTGTGTGGAAAACGTCCAACGGATTACGCTGGGCATGCTGCTGTACGAACGCGAGCACGGCACGCTTCCACCGGCATACAGCGTCGACGCGACTGGCAAACCACTGCACAGTTGGCGTGTGCTGCTGCTACCGTATCTCGGCGAGCAGGAACTGTGGGGAAAACTTCGGATCGACGAACCATGGGACAGCGAACACAACAGACAATTCCACGACCTGAACGTCTTCAGGTATCAGTGCCCCAGTGCGGAACTCCAACCCGGGCAGACCAACTACTCGGTCGTCGTAGGTGAGAACACGGCCTTTCAACAGGGTGTAGGAAAATCTCTCGACGACTTTGGCATGCATCTGATCCTGGTTGTCGAGCGCGAGCAATCGGTGTGTTGGATGGACCCAACATCGGAACTACCACAATCGGTCGCCCTCGAAGGAATAAATCAGAACAACGATGGAATAGGGAGCCCTCATCCGGGCGGAACAAACGTCGGTTTTCGCGACGGAGCGGTGAGGTTCATTTCCCAAACAATCGAGGACTCCAAGTTGCAAGGTCTGCTTATCGGCACGATGGAAACGCGAGACTGGTAA